CAATGATGTCTGCTGCAAGTTCTGGAGGTGTGCGTTCCAGAGTCCGCTTCACAGCCTCAATAATGATTGATAGCGGTTCTGCCATACTTTCACGAATTTCTGGTCCTTTGATGGTTACAGTGCGCGGTAAACCAGACAGGAGGTGCAAACCCCGGACTTCCATGATGGCATCATCATCATCGTGAGTCGGATAGGCAGAACCAATACGAATCTTAATATCCTCAGCAGTACGTTCCCCGATCACCAGGTTATGAACTTTTTTCAAATACTGCACAATCGATTCTGTCAGTTCATCTCCAGCAATACGCACTGATTCGCTCAGTACTGTACCCTGAAGACTCAGTACTGCTACTTCTGTAGTACCACCACCAATATCAATGATCATGTTGCCAGTCGGTTCAGCTACGGGTAATCCCGCCCCAATTGCTGCTGCTACAGGCTCATCAATTAGGTAAACTTCTCTGGCTCCCGCTTGTGTTGCTGCATCCATCACAGCTCGTCTTTCTACCCCTGTTACACCACTGGGTATACCAATGACAATCCGGGGTAGTACTAGTGATTTACCTTCATTGACGCGCTGTATAAAGCTTTTTAACATGATTTCGGCTGTATCGAAATCAGCAATTACACCATCGCGCAAGGGGCGCAGGGCAATCACATTTCCCGGTGTTCGACCGAGCATTTTTTTGGCGTCTTCTCCTACTGCTAGTGCTACCTTTTCGTTTTGGTCGATAGCAACTACTGATGGTTCTTGAAGAACAATACCTTTACCGGATACATACACTAGGGTATTGGCGGTACCAAGGTCGATACCCATATCTCGCGATAAGGAAAATTTACTGAAAAGGCCCACGGGTTTTGTCGCCCCCTATTTCGATACTTTTGACTACTACCGTAAGAGAGAATCGTGCAGGATTTTATTACTTTTTTTGACCTGAGTCTAGTAAAGCAGGCTATATTTTGTATAAGTTTTAGGAATCTTTTGCCTTTTTGTTGCTGCTACTGTTTTATATTCTCTGACTGTAAGGACATATCCGTACACTTTTGTAGTTATAACAGAGTAATTTTTATCATTATAGTCAGTAAATATAATTGTTAATTATTTAACACACTTTTTCCAGTTTGAGAATTCGCTATTATGAAAGTCACTATGTAATGAGTACGTCTGTACTGAAAGGTAACACCATGAGCATTAATATCGTCACCCTAGTTGGTCGTGTAGGCGGCGACCCTGATATGAAGTATTTTGAGGATAGTGGCAGTGTAAAATGTAAACTAACACTAGC
Above is a genomic segment from Fischerella sp. JS2 containing:
- a CDS encoding rod shape-determining protein → MGIDLGTANTLVYVSGKGIVLQEPSVVAIDQNEKVALAVGEDAKKMLGRTPGNVIALRPLRDGVIADFDTAEIMLKSFIQRVNEGKSLVLPRIVIGIPSGVTGVERRAVMDAATQAGAREVYLIDEPVAAAIGAGLPVAEPTGNMIIDIGGGTTEVAVLSLQGTVLSESVRIAGDELTESIVQYLKKVHNLVIGERTAEDIKIRIGSAYPTHDDDDAIMEVRGLHLLSGLPRTVTIKGPEIRESMAEPLSIIIEAVKRTLERTPPELAADIIDRGIMLAGGGALLKGLDILISHETGIVTHVAADPLCCVVLGTGQVLENFKQLERVFSGRSRNM